One Terriglobia bacterium DNA segment encodes these proteins:
- a CDS encoding HAD-IA family hydrolase, protein MIRIKRKIPAASIKLLIFDLDGTLVDSRVDLTNAVNAMLRKFGRFELPMEVVESYVGDGAPMLVRRAMGDPDDGNVMREALEYFIQYYREHKLDNTTLYEGVLGALEAIRNGSDGRRMAVLSNKPVNPSRGICEALGIGPFFVQVYGGNSFPTKKPDPQGALALCSETGVQPEEAVIIGDSDIDILTGRNAGMWTVGVNYGFMPDRLKATPPDVLVDTAFELADVFKI, encoded by the coding sequence ATGATTCGCATAAAACGCAAAATTCCCGCTGCCAGCATCAAGCTGCTGATCTTCGACCTTGACGGCACGCTGGTGGATTCGCGCGTGGACCTCACCAACGCGGTCAACGCGATGCTGCGCAAGTTCGGCCGGTTTGAGCTGCCCATGGAGGTGGTCGAGAGCTACGTCGGGGACGGCGCGCCCATGCTGGTACGCCGGGCGATGGGCGATCCCGACGACGGCAACGTGATGCGCGAGGCGTTGGAGTACTTCATCCAGTACTACCGCGAGCACAAGCTGGACAACACGACCCTGTACGAGGGCGTGCTCGGGGCGCTGGAAGCGATCCGCAATGGCAGCGATGGGCGGCGCATGGCGGTGCTCTCAAACAAGCCCGTGAACCCGTCCCGGGGCATCTGCGAGGCGCTGGGGATCGGCCCGTTCTTCGTGCAGGTGTACGGGGGCAACAGCTTCCCCACCAAGAAACCCGATCCGCAGGGCGCGCTGGCGCTGTGCTCTGAAACCGGGGTCCAGCCCGAGGAAGCGGTGATCATCGGCGACTCGGACATCGACATCCTGACCGGGCGGAACGCCGGAATGTGGACGGTTGGAGTGAATTACGGATTCATGCCCGACCGGCTGAAGGCTACGCCACCGGATGTGCTGGTGGATACCGCTTTCGAGCTGGCCGACGTTTTCAAGATCTAA
- a CDS encoding DoxX family protein: MRVLDRLQPLALLGLRVVLGVIMIAHGYSKVFGGMSKHVSLVGSLGLPGWWAYFSAAAEFGGGILLIGGLLTRFAGLAVFINMFVAIWKVHWKNGLRGPGGYEFPLACAAIAFALIFFGGGPISLDPVFFRGGGKGKD, encoded by the coding sequence TTGCGAGTACTCGATCGGTTGCAGCCGTTGGCGCTGCTGGGGTTGCGAGTCGTGCTGGGCGTCATCATGATCGCGCACGGCTACAGCAAGGTGTTCGGCGGCATGTCGAAACACGTGTCGCTGGTCGGCAGTTTGGGACTCCCGGGGTGGTGGGCCTACTTCTCCGCAGCGGCGGAGTTCGGCGGGGGGATCCTGCTGATCGGCGGGCTCCTGACCCGCTTTGCCGGCCTGGCGGTGTTCATAAACATGTTCGTCGCCATCTGGAAGGTGCACTGGAAGAACGGCCTGCGGGGCCCCGGCGGCTACGAGTTCCCGCTGGCCTGCGCCGCCATCGCCTTCGCTCTCATCTTCTTCGGCGGGGGGCCGATCTCACTGGATCCGGTGTTCTTCCGCGGCGGCGGCAAAGGAAAAGATTGA
- a CDS encoding dehydrogenase E1 component subunit alpha/beta — protein MATTKAEPKPPVEAAPEKKSKTYEGLTGEQLIQMYRLMFLSRRLDDREIMLKRQQRIFFQISGAGHEAFLVAAAMALKPGYDWFYPYYRDRTLCLTLGITPLDMLLQAVGAADDPSSGGRQMPSHWSSRKLNIVTQSSPTGSQFLQAVGCAEAGRYFAQHPDSAQKADGDYRQFKDLVFHGDEVVYVSSGDGTTSQGEFWEALNTASNRKLPVLFAIEDNEYAISVPVEVNTAGGNISRLVANFPNFHFAECDGTDPISSYAEFRRAVDHIRLGKGPAFVHGHVVRPYSHSLSDDERLYRPEPERQEETRRDPLTRTQMFLIREGILDEEGINNLEREVDEEAQEASDRALEAALPALDSYKKFVYSPDLDPTSANFNFEAMSEGGDKTMADLINVCLRDEMRRDPRIVIFGEDVADCSREEYLKKKLVKGKGGVFKLTAGLQKEFGPDRVFNSPLAEANIVGRAVGMGTRGLKPVVEIQFFDYIWPAMHQLRNEMPLIRWRSNNGFSCPAVVRVAIGGYLTGGSIYHSQCGESIFTHTPGLRVCFPSNAVDANGLLRTAIRCDDPVLFLEHKRLYREPFGRAPYPGPDHMVPFGKARVWKEGSDLTIITYGALVPRALQAAQRAEREQGISVELLDLRTLSPYDWEGIAASVRKTSRVLVAHEDCLSWGYGAEIAARIADELFEHLDAPVRRLAAEDTFVAYQPVLEDEILPQADDVYQAILSLAQF, from the coding sequence ATGGCGACTACAAAGGCAGAGCCCAAGCCGCCCGTCGAAGCGGCGCCGGAAAAGAAGTCGAAAACCTACGAGGGTCTGACCGGCGAGCAGCTCATCCAGATGTACCGCCTGATGTTTCTTTCGCGCCGCCTGGACGACCGCGAGATCATGCTCAAGCGCCAGCAGCGCATCTTCTTCCAGATCTCCGGCGCTGGACACGAGGCTTTCCTGGTCGCCGCCGCCATGGCCCTGAAGCCCGGCTACGACTGGTTCTACCCCTATTATCGCGATCGCACGCTCTGCCTGACCTTGGGCATCACTCCGCTCGACATGTTGCTTCAGGCCGTAGGCGCCGCCGATGATCCCAGCTCTGGCGGCCGCCAGATGCCTTCGCACTGGAGCAGCCGCAAGCTGAACATCGTCACCCAGTCCTCGCCGACGGGATCGCAATTCCTCCAGGCCGTGGGCTGCGCCGAGGCCGGACGCTACTTCGCTCAGCACCCCGACTCCGCCCAGAAGGCCGACGGCGATTACCGCCAGTTCAAGGACCTCGTTTTTCACGGCGACGAGGTCGTGTACGTCTCCAGCGGCGATGGCACCACCAGCCAAGGCGAGTTCTGGGAAGCCCTCAACACCGCTTCCAACCGGAAGCTGCCCGTCCTGTTTGCCATCGAGGACAACGAGTACGCCATCTCGGTGCCGGTCGAAGTGAACACCGCCGGCGGCAACATCTCTCGCCTGGTGGCGAATTTTCCGAATTTCCATTTTGCCGAGTGCGACGGCACCGACCCCATCTCCAGCTATGCGGAGTTCCGCCGCGCCGTGGACCACATCCGATTGGGCAAAGGCCCGGCGTTCGTGCATGGCCATGTGGTGCGGCCGTATTCGCACTCGCTCTCCGACGACGAGCGCCTCTACCGCCCCGAGCCCGAGCGCCAGGAAGAGACTCGCCGCGACCCGCTCACCCGCACCCAGATGTTCCTCATCCGCGAGGGCATCCTCGACGAGGAGGGCATCAACAACCTGGAGCGCGAGGTGGACGAGGAGGCCCAGGAGGCCAGCGACCGCGCCCTCGAAGCCGCCCTGCCGGCGCTCGATTCCTACAAGAAGTTCGTGTACTCGCCCGACCTCGATCCCACGTCCGCCAACTTCAACTTCGAGGCCATGTCGGAGGGCGGCGACAAAACCATGGCCGACTTGATCAACGTCTGCCTGCGTGACGAGATGCGCCGCGACCCGCGCATCGTCATCTTCGGCGAGGACGTGGCCGACTGCTCGCGCGAGGAATACCTCAAGAAGAAGCTGGTCAAAGGCAAGGGCGGCGTCTTCAAGCTCACGGCCGGCTTGCAGAAGGAGTTCGGACCGGACCGCGTCTTCAACTCGCCCCTGGCGGAGGCCAACATCGTCGGGCGCGCCGTCGGCATGGGCACGCGCGGCCTCAAGCCGGTGGTCGAGATCCAGTTCTTCGACTACATCTGGCCCGCCATGCACCAGTTGCGCAACGAGATGCCGCTCATCCGCTGGCGCTCCAACAACGGGTTTTCCTGCCCGGCGGTGGTGCGCGTGGCCATCGGCGGATATCTCACCGGCGGCTCCATCTACCACTCCCAGTGCGGCGAGAGCATCTTCACGCACACCCCGGGCCTGCGCGTCTGCTTTCCCTCGAATGCGGTCGACGCCAACGGACTGCTGCGCACAGCCATCCGCTGCGACGACCCGGTACTCTTCCTGGAGCACAAGCGGCTCTACCGCGAGCCCTTCGGACGCGCTCCCTATCCCGGCCCCGACCACATGGTCCCCTTCGGCAAGGCGCGGGTCTGGAAGGAGGGAAGCGATCTCACGATCATCACTTATGGCGCGCTCGTTCCACGTGCCTTGCAGGCGGCGCAGCGGGCGGAGCGCGAACAGGGCATCAGCGTCGAACTGCTCGACCTTCGCACCCTCAGCCCGTACGACTGGGAGGGCATCGCCGCCTCCGTACGCAAGACCAGCCGCGTACTGGTGGCGCATGAAGACTGCCTGAGCTGGGGCTACGGCGCCGAGATCGCCGCCCGCATCGCTGACGAGCTGTTCGAGCACCTGGACGCCCCCGTCCGGCGCCTGGCCGCCGAGGACACCTTCGTGGCCTACCAACCTGTCCTGGAAGACGAGATCCTGCCCCAGGCCGACGACGTCTACCAGGCCATCCTCTCCCTGGCCCAATTCTGA
- a CDS encoding FAD-dependent oxidoreductase, translating to MKTVFVVGAGPAGLFAAQKIAQAGHNVIILNRDIKPGGLAEYGIYPVKDKMKFGLRKQFAKIFALPNVYYFGGVQVGTEYPLKLEDLRQFNPSAILFTVGAQGTKKLGLPGENSKGVYSAKDFVYFYNQLPPFASQDFSTGKRIAIVGMGNVMVDIARWVLQDDPNRKTEELIVVARRGPFEAKFDEKEIAHIDMHLDQKEFLDEVERIKEKLIAVGQDPSKVADETFPFLKKPAYTRKPPKLRFRFLCSPKEIHAGPDGRINRLTVTENLLVAKGTGTAAKATERTSDLDVDTMIFAIGDSHDPKVGLPMGPDGFATRPAADPKQPVYQVYDPATNQDLEGVYVGGWARRASEGLVGIARHDGEVAAAEVLKFVESAPERVAAAQPNDIQRYLDRKGLRPVNKADLELLDAAAEREAKARGLGFFKYSDNATMLKVVAEEKAKKGETCAVSAD from the coding sequence GTGAAGACTGTTTTCGTTGTGGGGGCCGGCCCAGCCGGGCTGTTCGCTGCACAAAAGATCGCCCAGGCGGGGCATAACGTCATCATTTTGAACCGGGACATCAAGCCCGGAGGCCTCGCCGAGTACGGCATTTATCCCGTCAAGGACAAGATGAAGTTCGGGCTGCGCAAGCAGTTCGCCAAGATCTTCGCTCTTCCCAACGTGTACTACTTCGGCGGCGTCCAGGTGGGGACTGAATATCCGTTGAAGCTTGAAGACCTGCGCCAGTTCAATCCATCCGCCATCCTCTTTACCGTCGGCGCGCAGGGGACGAAGAAGCTGGGCCTGCCCGGCGAGAACTCCAAAGGCGTCTACTCGGCCAAGGACTTCGTCTATTTCTACAACCAGCTTCCGCCGTTCGCCTCGCAGGATTTCTCCACCGGCAAGCGCATCGCCATCGTCGGCATGGGCAACGTCATGGTGGACATCGCGCGCTGGGTCTTGCAGGACGATCCCAACCGCAAGACCGAAGAGCTGATCGTGGTCGCCCGCCGCGGCCCCTTCGAAGCCAAGTTCGACGAGAAGGAGATCGCCCACATCGACATGCACCTCGACCAGAAGGAATTCCTGGACGAGGTCGAGCGCATCAAGGAAAAGCTCATCGCCGTCGGCCAGGACCCCTCCAAGGTCGCCGACGAGACCTTCCCCTTCCTCAAGAAGCCGGCGTACACGCGTAAGCCGCCCAAGCTGCGCTTCCGCTTCCTGTGCTCGCCCAAGGAGATCCATGCCGGTCCCGACGGCCGCATCAACCGCCTGACTGTCACCGAGAACCTCCTGGTCGCGAAGGGAACGGGCACGGCCGCCAAGGCCACCGAGCGGACCTCCGACCTCGATGTCGACACGATGATTTTCGCCATCGGCGACTCGCACGATCCCAAGGTCGGCTTGCCCATGGGCCCGGACGGATTTGCCACTCGTCCCGCCGCCGATCCCAAGCAGCCCGTGTACCAGGTCTATGACCCGGCGACGAACCAGGACCTGGAGGGCGTGTACGTGGGCGGATGGGCCCGCCGCGCCAGCGAAGGTTTGGTCGGCATCGCCCGTCACGACGGCGAAGTCGCTGCCGCCGAGGTGCTCAAGTTCGTCGAGAGCGCCCCGGAGCGTGTCGCAGCGGCTCAGCCGAACGACATCCAGCGCTACCTCGACCGCAAGGGCCTCCGCCCGGTCAACAAGGCGGATCTCGAGCTGCTCGACGCCGCCGCCGAGCGCGAAGCCAAGGCCCGTGGCCTCGGCTTCTTCAAGTATTCCGACAACGCGACCATGCTGAAGGTCGTTGCTGAGGAGAAGGCCAAGAAAGGCGAGACCTGCGCGGTAAGCGCCGATTGA
- the aroF gene encoding 3-deoxy-7-phosphoheptulonate synthase yields the protein MIVNMKDGASEQQIEHVIERVREAGYQAHVTRGTERCIIAAVGSGGRRHELEALQAAPGVDNVVPIAQPFKLVSRQTRPQGTVVTVGDVHIGAHKVVVIAGPCSVESRDQMLATAHAVKQSGATMLRGGAYKPRTSPYDFQGLGVEALEILREAREQTGLPVVTEVMGSEDVDLISEYADMLQVGARNMQNYNLLRRLARCTKPVLLKRGPSATIKEWLLAAEYLLSGGNTNVVLCERGIKTFETELRNTMDLAAIALAKELSHLPVIADPSHGTGRRSLILPVSRAAVALGADGIIVEVHPCPERALSDGAQSLDLEGFEAMMRGLADPMRALAAPGAPQKKYAAAARASGAHDLQRFSF from the coding sequence ATGATCGTCAACATGAAAGACGGAGCAAGCGAGCAACAGATCGAGCACGTGATCGAGCGGGTGCGCGAAGCCGGCTACCAGGCGCACGTCACCCGCGGCACCGAGCGCTGCATCATCGCCGCCGTGGGCAGCGGCGGGCGGCGCCACGAGCTGGAAGCACTCCAGGCCGCGCCCGGCGTGGATAACGTGGTGCCCATCGCCCAGCCGTTCAAGCTGGTCAGCCGCCAGACCCGGCCGCAGGGGACGGTGGTCACGGTCGGCGACGTGCACATCGGCGCGCACAAGGTGGTGGTCATCGCCGGACCGTGCTCGGTGGAATCGCGCGACCAGATGCTGGCCACAGCGCACGCCGTCAAGCAGTCCGGCGCCACCATGCTGCGCGGCGGCGCCTACAAGCCCCGCACCTCTCCTTACGATTTCCAGGGCCTCGGAGTCGAAGCGCTGGAGATCCTGCGCGAGGCGCGCGAGCAGACCGGCCTGCCGGTCGTCACCGAGGTCATGGGCAGCGAAGACGTGGACCTGATCTCCGAGTATGCCGACATGCTCCAGGTGGGCGCGCGCAACATGCAGAACTACAACCTGCTGCGCCGTCTGGCTCGTTGCACCAAGCCGGTCCTGCTGAAGCGTGGCCCTTCGGCGACGATCAAGGAGTGGCTGCTGGCGGCCGAGTACCTGCTTTCCGGCGGCAACACCAACGTGGTGCTCTGCGAACGCGGCATCAAGACCTTCGAGACCGAGCTGCGCAACACCATGGATCTGGCCGCCATCGCGCTGGCCAAGGAATTGTCGCACCTGCCGGTGATCGCCGACCCCTCGCACGGCACGGGCCGCCGCAGCCTCATCTTGCCGGTTTCGCGTGCGGCGGTAGCGCTCGGCGCAGATGGGATCATCGTCGAGGTGCATCCGTGCCCCGAGCGCGCGCTCTCAGACGGCGCGCAATCCCTCGACCTGGAAGGGTTCGAGGCGATGATGCGCGGTCTCGCCGATCCCATGCGCGCACTGGCCGCGCCGGGCGCCCCGCAGAAGAAATACGCGGCCGCCGCCCGCGCCTCCGGCGCTCACGACCTGCAACGCTTCAGCTTTTAG